The Porites lutea chromosome 9, jaPorLute2.1, whole genome shotgun sequence sequence AACCAACTTTAGTTTATACATAGATAGATTAATAGATGACTGAATTTTCTTGCTTTTCGCCCCTACATCTTCTATCTCTGGTTAAATTTGATTGTGCGAAGATCGTTTGGAAATTACTGCATTGCAGCAAATGAAGTAATCTTTTTCACagcaaatattattattcaataCGTCTAGGAGCAAATTGGCTTCAAGCGTCATTTTTTGGTTATGACTTAGTGATGAGGCTGACAAATATAAGCAGTATATATTATTTCAAGCACTTAACTTGATTTTCGCTAAACAAAGCCAAGAAAAAGGTTTCAAAGATGTGACTTCTCGCCGAAAAAACTGTTCTGTGATTGTTTTGCGTATACTGGAATATGTAATGAGTTGAACTCATTGAACAATTGGTAGACAAACAATGCAATTGTCCTTCGACAATATTTCCCGAACAGGTGTTGGGTTATAAGTGATccttgaatattttaaaaacatacaAAACGATTTGTCATTCTGCTTTGCTGAAGCAATCGCCAGGGTGATCTATTGAGCTAAAATTCCACTTTGAAGACTTGTTGAGAAGTTGTAGAAAATTTATGATCTTTATGTTTTCCCTTTTTAATGCGTAGGGCCCGGCTGAGAAAATCACGAGAAGGAGAGAACGGGTAGACATTTTTTCGTAGCTTGAACCGCATGTTTCACCAAGGAATTCTTGGAATATTCTCAAGTCTTGAAGCATTTCAAACACACCGAAAGTGCGAGGTTCTGCGAAAGCATGGAGTTTTTACAGAAGTTAAAGATATCCGGTGGTGTAAATTTAAGCAACCTACGCCCTTCTCGCGATAATGAGCGAACAACGAGCTTTAGTTCAACGGCGAGCTCAAAAACCGATTCCAAAGGAGACGTTAGTTTGCCTCCAAGAGGATCTCCAGCCgccaaaaagatgaaaattcttCTAGTAATTGATTCACCAGATACTGACTGGTAAGCATACTTTCAAAAATATTCGAAGTACCGTCACTTGAATTTCGCTTTATTTTACGTTTGGCATAAATTAGTAGTAGATGTTGGCAGCATCGATCAGTCAATCGTAAATCAAAGATTACATCTTTGATCCTACTTGTTTCAATTTAGCGGCCGTttttgttgcaattttttttttcagccttactgagatatttttattgaatCGACATTTTATCCTTTAAAGCTTTTCCTGTAGATATACCAGCGTGATTAAAACAAATTCGATAATATTTTCCCGCGCGTAAATTCTTGCAATAATAGTCATAATTTTATCCAAACCCATTTTTTGTCACAAAATTTAGTCTTCCGTCAACAAAACAATTATCTACAGCGCATAGATTCATAACCCTTTGCTTCTCTTAAAAATGATTAAAAGCATGTATCTTGCGGAAGATTTCTGAAGATTTTTGTTTGACTGTGATCATACATCCCTCGCCCTTAAAATTTAGACAGCTATTTAGCTAatagcttttttgttttcatatagGGCCAAGATTTTCAAGGGACGGCAGTTACACGGAGGCACTTATGACATACGAGTCGAGCAGGTATATGATCAGTTTGGTTCCGGTTGCCTCTGTATATTTATAAGAATATTTCCTCCCAGTATAGGCCaatatttttcaagtttcacaCGTTGACATGCGGAGAAAATATTAAAGCAAACATGACAGAACATTGTTTTGTTTACCTTAGATATTTATGAATTGTGCCCTCACAAAATTTCtgattttatttgttattagtGACACTGACTCGCGTCTACATTTCTCGTTAATGATGATAAATCTTATTTACGTTTTAAGCTCTACATCCACGATTATTCGCTTCCTTGcggttttaatattttttattagttgAATTAGCCGTGCATGTGGTTTTGACGGTTCAACATCCCCatgaaggaaataaaaataagagGTACTTAGGTCAGCGTATAAAAACGATTTATGTCAACGATTTATTACGGTGAGGGGAAAAACAGTGCATGTAGGAATTTAATAAAGAAAGTTTACCCCAAGAATGTTTAACGAAGGAGAGAAGAGATTTTCGCTCTGACTgcccttttctgaaaaaaatggaGAAGATAAAATGGACTTTACCCATGTGCAAAACGTTTCTTCTAATCGCGTAAAAAGCACGAATGCGGGAGTAAACGTATTTCATCCCGTAAAAAATTTATAAGAAACGCAATTTGTGTCTATTTGCATTTTTCATCTAATAGGCAAATGTAGACAATACACGATTGAGTCAGCtagggaaaatgaaaatgtcaaGTCATTTCGAAGTATAATTAGTTTTCTTATTATATGCTTctgaaaattgtttttcattaaagGTGCCATAGGCGCCATAGGGACATCGTTTAGAATAAACTCGTCCGAACTAACTCCAAGCTACTCAAATGTATTCGTCACTGTGTTTCTATATCATGTATTTTTGAACTTTCCATCGCTACTTGTGTCTAATTTATAGAACGTGCGCCTGCATGATTTTCGCATTCGCAGAAAAGTAACTTGATTATTACTCACTGATTAGTATTAGGTATtctgtgttgaaaaaaaaaataacaataaatattcAATCCCAACTGGAATATTTGCTGCTAAACGAGAGGGACAACAAAGTTATATTATGACTGGACGTTTGGGCTTTGGTTTAATAAACTCAGCCAATCCGAAACCCTTTCACACCCTACTGCTCCACTATACATTACGTGCCTTGTTTCCCGCAATAATGACCAACCGGGTGACACGTTTCCCGCCAAAACACGGACTGCCCAATGTATTAACTCAATTACGTAACAAACATATTTCCCCTGGACATCTGTATTTGCAAGGCTGGAAAGCTGGGGTTGGACTTCCTGTGCAATCATATGGCTTACTTTCTAATTGACCAGTGAGTCTCGTATCAATCGATATAATTACGACTCCCAATCCACCGTATTTTTATATACCTTACTGGTTTTTGCGGATCCTTGAAATTCGCGCTTTTGGAGATtgtaaaaaaatcgcgaaatttaatacccatatagaaaattcaaataataattaacattgTAAAATAGCAACGATATGTATTGAAAACACACATTGCTAACTGGTTTTTTCTGGATAAAGAGGGGCGAAAAGCGAAGTGGAGAACGGGgcgaaataaaattaaaaaatatgaataaataaaaaggaaaaaaaaaggaataataaaatttcaaaaataactgAAGAAAGGGagagaaattaaaaatgaaccttcgtctttttttctttgttccctCGCCTTCTCTCTTtagtttctttgcttttttttcttgaccaGTTTTCATCTCTTTCTTCGCTCTGTTTTCTTCTTCGTGCCATTTGAACGCCTCGAACCGATGTGGTTTTCCATAAGGAAAGGCGCATTTAAATTCTTCCATTTTTGTGTGTTTACAGGCCGAGTTTGGAGACTTGAATCTAGCTTCGTATTCGGATAGTGGAACAATGGTGGATATTCAGGTTTATCGCGAAGGGACTGTTGTAGTCAGGTAAGCATTTTCGCCCAACCATGAGTTCAGCAGCACGGGAGCCTTGTATTTGAAGGATGGAAGTAGTTTTGTTTAAACTGCATTACATTAAAACCGAACACTGCTTAAGCGGACTACTTCAGTCCTAATAAAATTTACCTTGTCAACCTGAAATTAAACTCACTAAAGCACAAGTTGAGGTCTTTCCTTGTTTGTTGCGCGTATAACCACCTTCACGCGAACAAAACTTCGTGTTGCCACAATAGAAGCGTCGTCCTTTTGTTCTAAGTACTTAGGCCGAACATGCAAACAATCCTCACTTTTAAACTAACATTGTTGCGGACACGTCAGTAGCACGAGAAATGTTACTAATGATTACTCTTCCTTACACGTAACCCATGTCTATACTCGGGAAAACAGCAGTGGAAACAAGTCAAAGAGAGAGCCGCTCTCCTTTATCTTATGGTTCTGTGCACacgtcaggggcggatccaggttttttttttaggagcgGATGCACTCGTCTcctgctctacttcaacaccaataaaccacatagttttttttttgcagaataccagttgtattagaaaaccgcaggtcatctcagggggcgggggggggggggtgcgcaccccctgcaccctccccctagatccgcccctgcacgTCCacggaaaaaaatgtttgcgggACATTATGGTTCTAAAAGTAGAGAGATTTAGACTCACGGTAAAGGTGAATTTGTACCACTAGACTAAGCCTTCCCTTAACTGGTGCCTTACTGTTCATTACTTTTATCCCCAAATTTTTAGCTTCACGTTAGTTTTGTCTATAACAattgttttggactgtttttagCTCCAGTTctatttttgagaaattctcaacttgaatctgacgtttgccgtttgccgtaaacgtcactttaatttttataaaataactaagctagtacgcgcgctctgattggccgagagaagtgttttgtattttgtggcgtcaagatgttttgcttttcgcgcgctaaccactcaagcacgaatttgaaaaaagttttcgagttcaaaactcgacaagtttactttatttaccaattcctccgtcggctgaaacttggaaaatcgttggGAAGAAGgtgtgtcatttttttttttcgcttaagcgagaaaaatccgtattttgaatagcatctttttgcaaaacaagaactgattacacgtGCAAGACGTCGTGTACAAGactgcgactggtaagaatttctcttttaatcagtgccataacaaagagttttgcgttttttctctggaaaattattttataaaagcaatagaaaacttttttcctctgtttgcatagcctgatataaacacgagaggggttgggagaattcgagacagttatgcaaacccgagacgaagtcgagggtttgcacaactgtctcgaattctgccaacccctctcgtgtttttATCAAGCTATGCAAACATTAGATATTAACCGAGTATACGGGAAAAGGTTAACTCAAGGGTATAGCACATACGGGAGGCCCTGACTTTCATATTTTAAATACACTACGAAATCAACGATACGATTTTCGTGCGCGCTCGCTTGATCGTCGTTTTGACTTGTTAGTCTCCGTCTGAAATTCTTTATTGTCGATCGCTTTCCAGGTCATTTCGCCCCGACTTCGTTCTTATTCGACAGAGTGTGCGAGGGATTGGACCAAAAGAAGACTACCGTAACATTCTGCTTGGTTTGCAGTTTGGAAATGTGCCTTGCGTGAACTCCCTTACCTCCATTTACAATTTCGCCGAGAAACCGTGGGTGGTAAGTTATAAGTAGAAAGTAATCCgaaatgtttattttaggatAGTGTCTGGTGCGTGCTTGTTAACCCGAAACCGTTGACGTGAACAACGAAAGTAGTAACTGAAGTCTGGTTAACAAATAGAATCCATGTTGCcatgcgtctgttcagtaatagatcacagatgacgtgaAAATGTTGTAAGCCGCCGAcgagtgtgtcactgatgttCTTACCGCATTTTACTGTCCCCTTTGATCCATTAAGTTATCTGACTAATCGTTCTTGTTGCGCTTAAATGAGCGGAGGCGTATTACACCTCAACCCCCTTCTGAACCACGCCCGAATGTGCGAGATTTGGTCAAACAGGCCATGGACACACACAAGAGATCCCGTAACTTCGGCAGGTAAATTTGCGCAAAGTTGTCCTGGTACGCAATGAAGCCTAGTTAACGCCTCGCTTACTTGAAACTGCTTAGAAGGCGTTTATTTAAAACGGAGTTTCAAGTGggtgaggggggagggggggggacaAGTTAACATTGCCCCTTTTCCAGCTCTTTGACTTTGCTTCCATTTCCCTAGTCTGAGACCAAATGCATGTTTTCTCGTGTTCTCGATGGTGGTGGGCTCACTCCGCTGATCGATTGTCTTGACACCTCTTGTTTGACCTCTAACAGTTCGCTCAACTGATTCAGCTCCAGAAAAGACTGGGAAAGGATGCATTTCCATTAGTTGAACAGGCGTACTATCCGAATTATAAGGAAATGGTGAGTGTTTAAAATGCTCTAAATATaaatctaaagaaaaaatacacGTTTTGAGAATAAAGGCGTTCTtctattttatcattattattattatttggtctacaattataaaaatataaaaagattAGATGGTTGAGATGTACAGTTTAAAAAAGGATGAAGTTGATGATAAAGAGAATCAGACGTACAAGAGACCGATCTAATCCTCGTTTGTTCCCAGGACATCTCTTCTTTAAGGGACGGAAGGAATAGAGGCCCTGGGAACAAGAGTTACCTGAACTGTGCTATCTCAGTACCTGAAAGCTTTACCCTTAAGACCGCTGACTCGCTTTAGGTATCTCGTCAATCACCTTCTTCAACGAAACAGCTACGTTAATAAGAATTGTAATATACAAACACCAAAAGTAATACTGTTTATTTTCACACGCTGATTGAGCGCGAAAGTTATGAAAGAAGTCTATAACACACAAcgtaaaagcaaaaaaaaatgcttttcacagtgaacttaaaaaaaacttgaaataataaaaaaagcttaaatATAACGTacacataaattttttttttttttaagaaaatgctattttgtttttgtttctttgtggtTGAAAAGCGAGAGCTTATCAACATTTTCGCTTAAAGTCACTCCTAAGTTCGTAAGATAATGAAAGTCGCATTTATGAAATGCCTAGTTTTTGGACAAGCATTTTTTGAAAGTAGGCGATTTCTTCACCCAGCGGCAAGAATTGCCGCTCTTATTTTTCACACAAAAGGAGtattttttcttgcaaatgGTCACCTTCCAATCAGAATCCGGCACATTGCACCCGTCAATCATATCATCACATGTCTCGGGTTCCGGTTTCAAGCAGAATTTTTCAATTCGACAGTCGCAGTTTCGCCCGTACAGCCTCTTGAGCCCTCGGCGCTGTTGACGAGTGATCTGTTCCCACAGCTGGTACCACTGGCAGCGCCTTAAGCTTAACTTGTTTTCCCGGAGGTAACCAAGCAAAAGATAGGTTTTTGAGCGTTCGAGTTGTATACCACAAGCCGGGCCCTCCAGAGGAGTGTAGGCACGAACCATCCGTTTCCTAGACGCCCTTCGAGTTCCTTTAGTGCGGCTTATTTCAGAAGCTCCCTTGAAAAATTTTAGGATTTTCAATTTGTAAACTCTGCTGCCAAATCGAGTGCTGTTATCCACGGTCTCTTTCAAAACCTCTGCTTTGATGGCTGTTCAGGGAAAACAGAAAATAGATTACGTCACAAAAATTCTACTAATATTTTGAGCGGGAAGCTCGCGATCAGTGTCCCACTcgtttagccaatcagaacgcaggattCGCTTGCTGGCTCCCTTTGCTGAGCCAGCCATGTTGTAAGTCTTGCCAAGTCACTTTGGCTGGCGAGAATGTTTGCTTGTGGTTTTTACCGATTCAGTGTAACATAGCAACAAGAGATAAACTTCCTCTTTCCGCGCTGTAAAAGTAGAGCGCAAGACTTCTTGGAAAGGATGCACAATACAGCCATCCTAATTCACTCCGCGCACCTTGTAAAAGGGCGGAAGCTGAACGTCTGGGAACCATGCAAACACCAGAATTTAACATTCCCAGCTGTCAGCACGCACGCTTGAGAGCTTTTTCACGCCGTTGTAGAATTATACTAAAAACTGTGACATTTTCCCTTATGTTTACCTTCGCTGCCCATAAGAAATTAAAGGCGTCTGTTATTGCTGGCACCTATCATCGACAACACGCAGCAAGTAATACTTTTGTCATCACGAGACAGTGCATAGCACCAGCAAAAATGGCGACATTGTGTGTTTGCGACCATTTCTTTGCAACAAAGTCTCttagtaactgaaaaaaaacttataataaaataaatctgATATGCGGAATCAATATTTGATAATCTCCGTTCTGATTACCTCTTTCCTGCCTTTTGTGGCTCTTGTTTCACCCACTGGTCACTGATCAGTGTAATTTTTACCTAATTATCCAGTAGTTACGTAGTTTTCTCTTGATTTTTGCGCATATTTCCGCTACAGCTCATAAAGCTTTCCTACAATGATGATGGTATTTGAAAGCGACTCCTGCATGCTGACTTGTATAAATCAAACTTAACCCGGTCATCTTTTGATCATTAGCCGGGTTTTTGCATACAGTCCACTTTTTCAGCAGGCAAACTGTTgatttttaaactgtttttcgCTACATTAAACAATTTGAAACCATTTCGTGGATCCGCTAAAGAATGCACCCTAGCAGTATGATTGCTAGGGAAATGGAGAACACACTTTTTCTGCTGAATACTGTGTGGCTTTTAATCGCCTCTCTATTCGCATACAACTGTGCTCAAAAACGCATCAAAATAGGACAAATTCCACTTAACTTGAAGGTatttcctgtggtgctgtttcTGGCTGTAAAAGGTTTTTCTTTCTCGCTCTTTTTTCCTGaatgaaagctgctgagcaTTAATTTCCTAATGTGGCTTACTCTTTATTATGCTGTGAAAGGTGGTTCTAATTCAGAGTTTGAGAATAAAGGTCCCTAAAAAAACTGAGGATTCAAATTCAAGGTGATGTTAATTATCTGTTCTGCTCTACAAGGTAGTCATTTTGAAACATTTGGCGGTTGCCCAAATTAAGCAACTTATTATATTAAAGTAGTGCTCAGTTTCTCATCCCGGAAAGTAGAACTTTAGTATTCTGTTGCTTCCTTTCATTAGATAAGTACTCTTGGGTAAGCGACAAAGTAAATAAAACCGCGACGGAACTGATCAATCTGAGGACCggaaaaataatgtttccctCTTGAAGACTGTTGACAGAGGAAATTTTAACCCTTTTAGAGCTAATTACGAAATTATAATTAAGAAAAATACTATGCCAATTCTGTAGGGTACAATGCAGGCACTCAACAGTTTTCTTTAACCTCATCATAAAGATTGTAATAGACAAGTGTAAAATACTGCACCGAGCATTCTGAAAAGGCTTGGAAAAGTTTTTACATCATAGAATATTTTTCCGTAGGCTCCAACGAGGCTGCCATACGTGTCTCCAAAGCTGACTCTGATCTTAAAGTGAAAGATATTAGGCTAGAATAAATGAAGTACATCCGTTCGGAAGAATTGTGCCAGTTTCCTCATTTATGCAGTGCATGATGTCACGCGCCTTGGGAAACGGTTAGCATCGCCCGAAATGTTAGAAGAGGACAGCTTGTTCATACAAATCGGCGAAGTTGTTATGGGTTTTTTTCGTAATTCGTCATTGAAGGAAAC is a genomic window containing:
- the LOC140948810 gene encoding metalloproteinase inhibitor 3-like; its protein translation is MAGVLSYIAGMFFVITVSEACKCAVVHPQTSFCIADFAIKAEVLKETVDNSTRFGSRVYKLKILKFFKGASEISRTKGTRRASRKRMVRAYTPLEGPACGIQLERSKTYLLLGYLRENKLSLRRCQWYQLWEQITRQQRRGLKRLYGRNCDCRIEKFCLKPEPETCDDMIDGCNVPDSDWKVTICKKKYSFCVKNKSGNSCRWVKKSPTFKKCLSKN